One window of the Longimicrobium sp. genome contains the following:
- a CDS encoding Vms1/Ankzf1 family peptidyl-tRNA hydrolase — FLDMSVNSNNKRTHQVFLSQKRAQFQELQSEWMTEHEEGVDTLWDRVQSWLDSEYDEAKCGVVIYAEVGGEWFQALQTRASLQNRLIVAPRPVVAPLAQALEGYRHYGVVLIDREHVRLLSVYQGTLLDEVERRGDPLPPPHDVQAGGYAQSRYQRRKLEETKHFFKDFAGEVQDFVARYGPDDLVLLGTEENLSAFAEHLPDSVLQRVVHTGPMWVDENAAEVARQLEPLLRGELERAQHEVVEQVRDRVVHDYMATAGFQGTLSALQEGRVDTLLLARDQHRDGVRCAQCGFVFARELEACPYDGSTAMTEVDVVEEMVRMAEGQGITVAFADPGEVADMKGAGALLRY, encoded by the coding sequence TCTTCCTCGACATGTCGGTGAACTCCAACAACAAGCGCACGCACCAGGTGTTCCTGAGCCAGAAGCGCGCGCAGTTCCAGGAGCTGCAGTCCGAGTGGATGACCGAGCACGAGGAGGGCGTGGACACCCTCTGGGACCGGGTACAGAGCTGGCTCGACAGCGAGTACGACGAAGCCAAGTGCGGCGTGGTGATCTATGCCGAGGTGGGTGGCGAGTGGTTCCAGGCGCTGCAGACCCGCGCCTCGCTGCAGAACCGGCTGATCGTGGCGCCGCGGCCGGTGGTGGCCCCGCTGGCGCAGGCGCTGGAGGGGTATCGCCACTACGGCGTGGTGCTGATCGACCGCGAGCACGTGCGGCTGCTGAGCGTGTACCAGGGAACGCTGCTGGACGAGGTGGAGCGCCGCGGCGACCCGCTGCCGCCCCCGCACGACGTGCAGGCCGGCGGCTACGCCCAGAGCCGCTACCAGCGCCGCAAGCTCGAGGAGACCAAGCACTTCTTCAAGGACTTCGCCGGCGAGGTGCAGGACTTCGTGGCCCGCTACGGCCCCGACGACCTGGTGCTGCTGGGCACCGAGGAGAACCTCTCCGCCTTCGCCGAGCACCTGCCGGACTCGGTGCTGCAGCGCGTGGTGCACACCGGGCCCATGTGGGTCGACGAGAACGCCGCCGAGGTGGCGCGCCAGCTGGAGCCGCTCCTGCGCGGCGAGCTGGAGCGCGCCCAGCACGAGGTGGTGGAGCAGGTGCGCGACCGCGTGGTGCACGACTACATGGCCACCGCCGGCTTCCAGGGCACGCTCAGCGCGCTGCAGGAAGGCCGCGTGGACACCCTGCTCCTGGCGCGCGACCAGCACCGCGACGGTGTGCGCTGCGCCCAGTGCGGCTTCGTCTTCGCGCGCGAGCTGGAGGCGTGCCCGTACGACGGCTCCACCGCCATGACCGAGGTCGACGTGGTGGAGGAGATGGTGCGCATGGCCGAGGGGCAGGGCATTACCGTGGCCTTCGCCGACCCCGGCGAGGTGGCCGACATGAAGGGAGCGGGCGCGCTGCTCCGCTACTGA